Proteins encoded within one genomic window of Marasmius oreades isolate 03SP1 chromosome 4, whole genome shotgun sequence:
- a CDS encoding uncharacterized protein (BUSCO:EOG09263X4B) produces the protein MQADQPAVEINSLTFKHNTLFTAPPEDYYEFPGLRDVNFSLPRGSVTLLIGGNGAGKSTLLYILAGKRMIQEGEVKAFGRDVFRSFADNVVYLGTEWAMRAGVRGDIVVSDFLDSVGGYRFKERRDRLLDILDINLDWHMHAISDGERRRVQLCMGLMGNWDILLLDEVTVDLDVLTRFSLLKFLKQEANERKATIIYATHIFEGIDDFPTHIAHMRDGTFVTNPTSWPIPNSNSKSLHAIALEWIGNDRKTRDREEKEGKRKKVRGARFQITPTDSETFYRKYDYGRQTNHYT, from the exons ATGCAAGCTGACCAGCCGGCCGTCGAAATCAATAGCCTCACCTTCAAACACAACACCCTATTCACCGCTCCACCCGAGGACTACTACGAATTTCCAGGACTGCGAGATGTCAATTTCTCGCTACCACGAGGTTCAGTAACGTTATTGATCGGCGGAAATGGAGCTGGGAAGAGCACCCTGTTGTATATCCTTGCTGGGAAGAGAATGATCCAGGAAGGAGAGGTTAAGGCGTTTGGAAGGGATGTTTTTAGGAGTTTTGCAGAT AATGTTGTATATCTCGGCACTGAATG GGCAATGAGAGCTGGTGTTCGAGGCGACATTGTAGTTTCGGATTTCCTGGATAGCGTTGGAGGTTATAGATTCAAGGAACGTAGAGATCGTTTACTTGATATTCTTGACATTAACCTGGACTG GCACATGCACGCGATCTCTGACGGAGAGAGACGGAGAGTTCAACTCTGCATGGGCTTGATGGGCAATTGGGACATTCTTCTACTCGACGAG GTCACTGTTGATCTCGACGTGCTCACCAGATTCTCGCTACTTAAATTCTTGAAACAAGAGGCAAATGAACGTAAAGCCACCATCATCT ATGCCACACACATCTTCGAAG GAATTGACGACTTTCCGACCCACATAGCTCACATGCGGGATGGCACTTTTGTCACCAATCCAACGTCTTGGCCAATCCCTAATAGCAACTCGAAGAGTTTGCATGCCATTGCGCTCGAGTGGATTGGCAATGACAGAAAGACGCGTGATCgtgaagaaaaggaagggaAGCGGAAGAAGGTTCGGGGTGCCAGGTTTCAG ATTACCCCCACGGACTCGGAAACGTTTTACAGAAA GTACGACTACGGCCGCCAGACGAACCACTATACGTGA
- a CDS encoding uncharacterized protein (BUSCO:EOG09263X4B) yields the protein MQADQPAVEINSLTFKHNTLFTAPPEDYYEFPGLRDVNFSLPRGSVTLLIGGNGAGKSTLLYILAGKRMIQEGEVKAFGRDVFRSFADNVVYLGTEWAMRAGVRGDIVVSDFLDSVGGYRFKERRDRLLDILDINLDWHMHAISDGERRRVQLCMGLMGNWDILLLDEVTVDLDVLTRFSLLKFLKQEANERKATIIYATHIFEGHFIHFLEPSYSYPKLRN from the exons ATGCAAGCTGACCAGCCGGCCGTCGAAATCAATAGCCTCACCTTCAAACACAACACCCTATTCACCGCTCCACCCGAGGACTACTACGAATTTCCAGGACTGCGAGATGTCAATTTCTCGCTACCACGAGGTTCAGTAACGTTATTGATCGGCGGAAATGGAGCTGGGAAGAGCACCCTGTTGTATATCCTTGCTGGGAAGAGAATGATCCAGGAAGGAGAGGTTAAGGCGTTTGGAAGGGATGTTTTTAGGAGTTTTGCAGAT AATGTTGTATATCTCGGCACTGAATG GGCAATGAGAGCTGGTGTTCGAGGCGACATTGTAGTTTCGGATTTCCTGGATAGCGTTGGAGGTTATAGATTCAAGGAACGTAGAGATCGTTTACTTGATATTCTTGACATTAACCTGGACTG GCACATGCACGCGATCTCTGACGGAGAGAGACGGAGAGTTCAACTCTGCATGGGCTTGATGGGCAATTGGGACATTCTTCTACTCGACGAG GTCACTGTTGATCTCGACGTGCTCACCAGATTCTCGCTACTTAAATTCTTGAAACAAGAGGCAAATGAACGTAAAGCCACCATCATCT ATGCCACACACATCTTCGAAGGTCATTTCATTCACTTCCTCGAACCTTCCTACTCATACCCGAAACTTAGGAATTGA